One Ruficoccus amylovorans genomic window carries:
- a CDS encoding NAD-dependent epimerase/dehydratase family protein, giving the protein MSSKPLPHQPTLVIFGCGYVGSEIARQALAKGWQVRALTRNPEKAQALRALGLTQVEVADLDSDAWHDKFDRDQDFVLNCVSSAGGGIDGYRKSYIDGQRSILKWAATGHIGTYVYTSATSVYPQADGEWVDETAPTENASETGSLLLESEDLLKGAPGLSRWFALRLGGIYGPNRHYFVDMLKAGKTEFPGSGETWLNLIHRDDIARAVFAAFEAPAQVANRIYNVTDGHPAPRGEIIGWLAQQCGQPEPVFAPDQARSRDSGRRSEAGRMPDRRIDAGLIERELGWKPAYPTYKDGFTEILR; this is encoded by the coding sequence ATGTCTTCAAAACCTCTCCCTCACCAACCCACACTCGTTATCTTCGGCTGCGGCTATGTCGGCTCGGAAATCGCCCGGCAGGCGCTGGCCAAGGGCTGGCAGGTCCGCGCCCTGACCCGCAACCCGGAGAAGGCGCAGGCCCTGCGCGCCCTCGGCCTGACGCAAGTCGAAGTGGCCGATCTCGACAGCGACGCATGGCACGACAAATTTGACCGGGACCAGGACTTCGTCCTGAACTGCGTCAGCTCGGCCGGCGGCGGGATCGACGGCTACCGCAAGTCGTACATCGACGGCCAGCGCTCGATCCTCAAGTGGGCCGCCACGGGCCACATCGGCACCTACGTTTACACCAGCGCGACGAGCGTTTATCCGCAGGCCGACGGCGAGTGGGTGGACGAGACCGCCCCAACCGAAAACGCTTCCGAGACCGGCTCGCTCCTGCTGGAGTCCGAAGACCTGCTCAAGGGCGCGCCCGGCCTCAGCCGCTGGTTCGCGTTGCGCCTGGGGGGGATCTACGGCCCGAATCGCCACTACTTTGTGGACATGCTCAAGGCCGGTAAGACCGAGTTCCCCGGCTCGGGCGAAACCTGGCTCAACCTCATCCATCGCGACGACATCGCGCGGGCTGTTTTCGCCGCGTTCGAGGCTCCGGCCCAGGTGGCGAACCGGATTTACAACGTGACCGACGGCCACCCGGCTCCCCGGGGCGAGATCATCGGCTGGCTGGCTCAACAGTGCGGGCAACCCGAGCCGGTCTTCGCGCCGGATCAGGCCCGTTCGCGTGACAGCGGACGGCGTTCGGAAGCCGGACGGATGCCCGACCGCCGCATCGACGCCGGACTGATCGAGCGCGAGCTTGGCTGGAAGCCCGCCTATCCGACCTACAAGGACGGGTTTACCGAAATTTTGCGGTAG
- the rplK gene encoding 50S ribosomal protein L11: MAKKVVGTVRLQLPAGAANPAPPVGPALGSAGVNIMAFCKEFNAKTKGEAGMILPVVITVYADRSFTFITKSPPAPVLLKKAAGIAKASGTPNKEKVGKVTRKQILEIVEIKKADLNATDPAHAARMIEGTARSMGIEVID, from the coding sequence ATGGCTAAAAAAGTAGTAGGAACCGTACGCTTACAGCTGCCCGCTGGTGCGGCCAACCCGGCGCCGCCGGTTGGTCCGGCCCTCGGCTCGGCAGGGGTCAACATCATGGCCTTCTGTAAGGAATTCAACGCCAAGACCAAGGGCGAAGCCGGCATGATCCTGCCGGTCGTCATCACCGTTTACGCGGACCGGTCTTTTACCTTCATCACGAAGAGCCCGCCCGCTCCCGTCCTGCTGAAGAAGGCCGCCGGCATCGCCAAGGCCTCCGGCACCCCCAACAAGGAAAAAGTTGGCAAGGTGACCCGCAAGCAGATCCTGGAGATCGTCGAAATCAAAAAGGCCGACCTCAACGCGACCGACCCCGCCCATGCCGCGCGCATGATCGAGGGGACCGCCCGCTCGATGGGGATCGAAGTCATTGACTAA
- a CDS encoding LysR family transcriptional regulator, with product MEMHQLRYFVELARQGNFSRAAEACYVSQPSLSQQIMKLEDELGQPLVQRTRKGARLTHFGETMLPRARRILLEAECIRDEAQAHNDIACGKINLGAIPTIAPFLLPALMERCLAEYPQMELSLVEDTTNDLVSGLRNGRLDFALMSRPFPWENELEARTLFDDELLLTLAESHPLNKRRRIKLEDLAEYPMIVMKDMHCLGRQSISLCESSGLTPKVSIESAQLETVVSLIEGGLGFSFIPKMAAEQMKHRRVGFHSVSPQSVSRAIVLVWANTGSMTRTQRAFHDMVVELSAVPRAL from the coding sequence ATGGAAATGCACCAATTACGCTACTTCGTGGAGCTGGCCCGGCAGGGGAATTTCTCGCGGGCGGCGGAGGCGTGTTATGTTTCGCAGCCCTCGCTCAGCCAGCAGATCATGAAGTTGGAGGACGAACTGGGCCAGCCGCTGGTCCAGCGCACGCGCAAGGGGGCGCGGCTGACGCACTTCGGGGAGACGATGCTCCCCCGCGCCCGGCGCATCCTGCTGGAGGCCGAGTGCATCCGCGACGAGGCCCAGGCCCACAATGACATCGCCTGCGGCAAGATCAACCTCGGGGCCATCCCGACCATCGCTCCCTTTCTCTTGCCCGCGTTGATGGAGCGCTGCCTGGCCGAGTACCCGCAGATGGAGCTGTCGCTGGTCGAGGACACCACGAACGACCTTGTCTCCGGCCTGCGTAACGGGCGGCTCGACTTTGCGTTGATGAGCCGGCCCTTTCCGTGGGAGAATGAGTTGGAGGCGCGCACGCTCTTCGACGACGAACTCCTGCTCACGCTGGCCGAGAGCCATCCGCTGAACAAGCGCCGTCGGATCAAGCTGGAGGATCTGGCCGAGTACCCCATGATCGTGATGAAGGACATGCACTGCCTCGGGCGTCAGAGTATTTCCCTCTGCGAATCCTCGGGGCTGACGCCGAAAGTCTCCATCGAGAGCGCGCAGCTGGAGACGGTCGTTTCCCTGATCGAGGGTGGGCTGGGTTTTTCCTTTATCCCGAAAATGGCCGCCGAGCAGATGAAGCACCGCCGGGTGGGCTTTCACTCCGTCTCGCCCCAGTCGGTCAGCCGGGCCATTGTGCTGGTCTGGGCCAACACCGGTAGCATGACCCGCACCCAGCGCGCCTTCCACGACATGGTGGTGGAACTGAGCGCGGTCCCAAGGGCCTTGTGA
- the nusG gene encoding transcription termination/antitermination protein NusG, with protein MTSTHSLAGLHWYAVHTLSNMEGKVKRYLDKFIEVEEMGDYIEEVLMPTEVVTEVKNGKKSQKTRKLYPGYLYIRMRMYDEYGKLLHKPWYFVKSIQGVIGFLGGEDDRPTPLKQSEVNTILDQVKAAEGVEKPKVVYEVGEEVKITDGPFLNLIGKIDEVDPERGRLKVSVSIFGRFTPVDLEYWQVERAEES; from the coding sequence ATGACCAGCACCCATTCACTTGCCGGTTTGCACTGGTACGCCGTTCACACCCTCTCCAACATGGAGGGAAAGGTTAAGCGCTACCTCGACAAGTTCATCGAAGTCGAGGAAATGGGGGATTACATTGAGGAGGTTCTCATGCCGACCGAGGTTGTCACCGAGGTCAAGAACGGCAAGAAGAGCCAGAAGACCCGCAAGCTGTATCCCGGCTACCTGTACATCCGCATGCGCATGTACGACGAGTACGGCAAGCTGCTGCACAAGCCCTGGTACTTCGTCAAGAGCATCCAGGGGGTAATCGGGTTCCTCGGCGGCGAAGACGACCGCCCCACGCCGCTCAAGCAGAGCGAGGTCAACACCATCCTCGACCAGGTCAAGGCGGCCGAAGGGGTCGAGAAGCCCAAGGTCGTTTACGAAGTGGGCGAAGAGGTCAAAATCACCGACGGTCCGTTCCTCAACCTCATCGGCAAGATCGACGAAGTCGATCCGGAGCGCGGCCGCCTCAAAGTTTCCGTTTCCATCTTTGGCCGGTTCACCCCGGTCGATCTGGAATACTGGCAAGTCGAACGAGCGGAAGAGTCTTAA
- the lysS gene encoding lysine--tRNA ligase, protein MSEAQTDNTSDLIAVRRKKLADMRERGTDPFRANWDQTHTSKTALVAYEDFEKTLPPADSEDAHAPDGPEVSVAGRIVTFRLMGKASFVKILDRDGLIQLYVQRDALPEGLYNEEFKKLDLGDIIGVRGPLFRTKTGEVTVRVQDYKLVSKALRPLPEKFHGLTDSEQIYRQRYLDLITNQESRERFITRSRIIQEIRNYLWKKDFLEVETPSLHGVAGGAAARPFITHFNALDCDFYLRIALELHLKRLLVGGFDRVFELGRVFRNEGLSRRHNPEFTMLEVYQAYSDHRGMMDLIRGMLHHICENVLGTYQIKRADDDTMIDLSGNWREVEYATLVKEATGDADWFTRSREDKLAATRKFGIEVNPELADYEITQDVYEKMVEPKLIQPTFVTRIPKELIPLAKLNESGDGTLDIFELAINGQEIAPAYSEQNDPILQRAMLEAQVGEEKQNLDEDFLVALEHGMPPAGGMGVGIDRLIILLTGAANIRDTILFPALRPEKI, encoded by the coding sequence ATGAGCGAAGCACAGACAGACAACACGAGCGACCTGATTGCCGTGCGCCGCAAGAAGCTGGCGGACATGCGGGAGCGGGGCACCGATCCCTTCCGCGCCAACTGGGACCAGACGCATACCTCCAAGACTGCGCTGGTGGCCTACGAGGATTTCGAGAAAACGCTCCCGCCCGCCGACTCCGAAGACGCGCACGCGCCGGACGGCCCCGAGGTCTCCGTGGCCGGGCGCATCGTCACCTTCCGCCTCATGGGCAAGGCCAGCTTTGTCAAGATCCTCGACCGCGACGGGTTGATCCAGCTCTACGTCCAGCGCGACGCGCTGCCGGAGGGCCTCTATAATGAAGAGTTCAAGAAGCTCGACCTGGGCGACATCATCGGGGTCCGCGGGCCGCTCTTCCGCACCAAGACGGGCGAAGTCACCGTCCGGGTACAGGACTACAAGCTCGTTTCCAAGGCCCTGCGCCCGCTCCCGGAGAAGTTCCACGGCCTCACCGACAGCGAGCAGATTTACCGTCAGCGCTACCTCGACCTGATTACCAATCAGGAGTCGCGCGAACGCTTCATCACCCGCAGCCGGATTATTCAGGAAATCCGCAATTACCTGTGGAAGAAGGACTTTCTCGAAGTCGAGACGCCGAGCCTGCACGGTGTGGCCGGCGGGGCCGCTGCCCGGCCCTTCATCACGCACTTCAACGCGCTGGACTGCGACTTTTACCTGCGGATCGCGCTCGAACTCCACCTCAAGCGCCTGCTCGTGGGCGGTTTCGACCGGGTGTTCGAACTGGGACGTGTTTTCCGTAACGAGGGGCTTTCCCGCCGCCACAACCCGGAATTCACCATGCTGGAGGTTTACCAGGCCTATTCGGACCACCGCGGCATGATGGACCTGATCCGTGGCATGTTGCACCACATTTGCGAAAACGTCCTGGGCACCTACCAGATCAAGCGCGCCGACGACGACACCATGATCGACCTTTCCGGTAACTGGCGCGAAGTTGAGTACGCGACCCTCGTTAAGGAGGCCACCGGCGACGCCGACTGGTTCACCCGCTCGCGGGAGGACAAGCTGGCCGCGACGCGGAAGTTCGGTATCGAGGTCAACCCCGAGTTGGCCGACTACGAGATCACTCAGGACGTTTACGAAAAAATGGTCGAGCCCAAGCTCATTCAGCCGACTTTCGTCACCCGCATCCCCAAGGAGCTGATCCCGCTGGCCAAGCTCAACGAGAGCGGCGACGGCACGCTGGACATCTTCGAGCTGGCCATCAACGGGCAGGAAATCGCCCCGGCCTATTCCGAGCAGAACGACCCCATCCTCCAGCGCGCCATGCTGGAGGCCCAGGTCGGCGAGGAGAAGCAAAACCTCGACGAAGATTTCCTCGTGGCACTGGAGCACGGCATGCCCCCGGCGGGCGGTATGGGCGTCGGCATAGATCGTTTGATTATCCTGTTGACGGGTGCCGCTAATATCCGCGATACCATTCTCTTTCCGGCCTTGCGTCCGGAAAAAATCTGA
- the tuf gene encoding elongation factor Tu codes for MAKETFERTKPHVNVGTIGHIDHGKTTTTAAILKVQADKGLAEYKPYSEIAKGGTVRDETKTVTIAVAHVEYQTDNRHYAHVDCPGHADFVKNMITGAAQMDGAILVVSAADGPMPQTREHILLARQVNVPNIVVWLNKVDLLDDEELLELVEMEIRDLLSKYDYDGDNITIVRGSATAALEGKPGGAEAIGKLMDAIDKDIAEPERDIDKPFLMSVEDVFSITGRGTVATGRIERGVVKVGEEVEIVGLADTQKTTVTGVEMFRKLLDQGQAGDNVGLLLRGIEKDKIQRGQVIAKPNTIKPHAKAQAEIYVLTKDEGGRHTPFFTNYRPQFFFGTADVTGVVSLPEGVEMVMPGDNLTINLELQKAVAMEEGKRFAIREGGRTIGAGRVTKIVQ; via the coding sequence ATGGCTAAAGAAACCTTCGAACGTACGAAACCCCACGTCAACGTGGGCACCATCGGTCACATTGACCACGGTAAAACCACCACGACGGCTGCGATCCTCAAGGTCCAGGCCGACAAGGGCCTGGCTGAGTACAAGCCCTACTCCGAAATCGCCAAGGGGGGTACGGTTCGTGACGAAACCAAGACCGTGACCATCGCTGTCGCTCACGTCGAGTACCAGACGGACAACCGTCACTATGCTCACGTTGACTGCCCCGGCCACGCCGACTTCGTCAAGAACATGATCACCGGTGCTGCCCAGATGGACGGCGCTATCCTCGTGGTTTCCGCCGCCGACGGCCCCATGCCGCAGACCCGTGAGCACATCCTGCTCGCCCGTCAGGTGAACGTGCCGAACATCGTTGTGTGGCTCAACAAGGTTGACCTCCTCGACGACGAAGAGCTCCTCGAGCTCGTCGAAATGGAAATCCGCGATCTGCTTTCCAAGTACGACTACGACGGTGACAACATCACCATCGTTCGTGGTTCCGCCACCGCCGCCCTCGAAGGCAAGCCCGGCGGTGCCGAAGCCATCGGCAAGCTCATGGATGCCATCGACAAGGACATCGCCGAGCCCGAGCGCGACATCGACAAGCCTTTCCTCATGTCCGTCGAAGACGTCTTCTCCATCACCGGTCGCGGTACCGTGGCCACCGGCCGTATCGAACGCGGCGTGGTCAAGGTTGGTGAAGAAGTCGAGATCGTCGGTCTCGCCGACACCCAGAAGACCACCGTCACGGGTGTGGAAATGTTCCGCAAGCTGCTCGACCAGGGCCAGGCCGGTGACAACGTCGGCCTTCTCCTGCGTGGCATCGAAAAGGACAAGATCCAGCGCGGCCAGGTCATCGCCAAGCCGAACACGATCAAGCCGCACGCCAAGGCCCAGGCTGAAATCTACGTCCTGACCAAGGACGAAGGTGGCCGCCACACGCCGTTCTTCACCAATTACCGTCCGCAGTTCTTCTTCGGTACCGCCGACGTGACCGGCGTCGTCTCCCTCCCCGAGGGCGTCGAAATGGTCATGCCGGGCGACAACCTTACCATCAACCTCGAGCTGCAGAAGGCCGTCGCGATGGAAGAAGGCAAGCGCTTCGCCATCCGCGAAGGTGGCCGCACCATCGGTGCCGGTCGCGTGACCAAGATTGTGCAGTAA
- the secE gene encoding preprotein translocase subunit SecE translates to MANPFNKIRLFFQETRIEVFKKAVWPNFKELKEMTAVVIIAVCLLGVYIAVVDFANFNFVAFFSDLVRGNS, encoded by the coding sequence ATGGCCAATCCTTTTAACAAAATCCGCCTCTTTTTCCAGGAGACCCGTATCGAGGTCTTTAAGAAGGCTGTTTGGCCCAATTTCAAGGAATTGAAGGAGATGACCGCCGTTGTCATCATCGCCGTCTGCCTCCTTGGCGTGTACATCGCCGTGGTTGACTTCGCGAACTTCAACTTTGTCGCCTTCTTCAGCGACCTCGTCCGCGGCAACAGCTAA
- a CDS encoding nucleotidyltransferase family protein, which produces MKPTLLVLAAGMGSRYGGLKQLDPMGPNGETLLDYSLRDAAAAGFGKAVFVIRRDFAEAFRQGVGEKATALMEVEYAFQELGDLPAGYIVPEGRTKPWGTAHAIRAARAVVNDPFIAINADDYYGADAYARILAHLRTLDPAEAGELCMVGYPLKNTLSPHGSVNRGVCRLDGPFLQTVEEHTDIRQEDDGNVRGNNLAGERVEIPLDAPVSMNFWGFTPALFAVLEEHFCEFLQAHGGELKSECYIPTVVDDLIRAGRARCTVLPTSGEWFGVTYPADKPRVQERLLALG; this is translated from the coding sequence ATGAAACCGACTCTCCTCGTCCTCGCCGCCGGAATGGGCAGCCGCTACGGCGGTCTCAAGCAACTCGACCCGATGGGGCCCAATGGCGAAACGCTGCTCGACTATTCGCTGCGCGACGCGGCGGCGGCGGGCTTCGGGAAAGCGGTCTTCGTCATCCGCCGGGACTTTGCCGAGGCTTTCCGGCAAGGGGTGGGGGAGAAGGCCACCGCGCTGATGGAGGTGGAATACGCCTTTCAGGAGTTGGGGGACCTGCCCGCCGGGTACATCGTGCCGGAGGGGCGGACGAAGCCCTGGGGCACGGCTCACGCGATCCGCGCCGCCCGCGCGGTGGTGAACGATCCCTTTATCGCGATCAATGCCGACGACTATTACGGGGCCGATGCCTACGCGCGCATCCTCGCGCACCTGCGCACGCTCGACCCCGCCGAGGCGGGCGAACTGTGCATGGTCGGTTACCCGCTGAAAAACACCCTCTCGCCCCACGGGAGCGTCAACCGCGGTGTCTGCCGACTCGACGGCCCTTTCCTGCAAACGGTGGAGGAACACACGGACATCCGGCAGGAGGACGACGGCAACGTGCGCGGTAACAACCTCGCCGGGGAGCGGGTGGAGATCCCGCTCGACGCGCCGGTGTCGATGAATTTCTGGGGCTTCACTCCGGCGCTCTTCGCGGTGCTGGAGGAGCATTTTTGCGAATTCCTGCAAGCCCACGGCGGGGAACTCAAGTCCGAGTGCTACATCCCGACCGTGGTGGACGACCTCATCCGCGCCGGGCGCGCCCGCTGCACGGTCCTGCCGACGAGCGGGGAATGGTTCGGCGTGACCTACCCGGCGGACAAGCCCCGGGTGCAGGAGCGTTTGCTTGCGCTGGGATGA
- the hspQ gene encoding heat shock protein HspQ — translation MIAPREAFTRRQPRFLIGQVIRHARYGYRGVIVAFDEKCRASEQWYEQNQTQPERNQPWYHVLVDGVAYSTYAAETSLTEDDSGECIIHPWTELYFSGFDAGRYIRNLTPWPYSAP, via the coding sequence ATGATCGCACCCAGAGAAGCTTTTACCAGGCGGCAGCCGCGTTTCCTTATCGGCCAGGTGATTCGCCATGCCCGCTATGGCTACCGGGGGGTGATTGTGGCTTTCGACGAAAAGTGCCGTGCCTCCGAGCAGTGGTACGAGCAGAACCAGACTCAGCCGGAACGCAACCAGCCCTGGTATCATGTGCTGGTGGACGGGGTGGCTTACTCGACCTACGCGGCTGAAACCAGCCTGACCGAAGACGATTCAGGCGAGTGCATCATCCACCCCTGGACGGAGCTGTACTTTTCCGGTTTCGACGCGGGCCGCTACATCCGGAACCTGACCCCTTGGCCGTATTCGGCCCCCTGA
- a CDS encoding CvpA family protein, whose amino-acid sequence MTFESAPAWIMPDLTATPSLRIGFLALCALFILLSILDGRREGLGRKSFGVIALIGGICVGYFGADFWGALAGKFLPYPPAVLRLFGGIGGFLLFSVGFSLIGMFVFRPTRKVDDPELKRMVGTGGALAGFVLGVLSVLLMLVMVRVVGQFGESFIRGYGPVLEANSQREDSEEVPAEAQLALNSLGWIARLNASLEGLPGEDLIARIDPIPDKTYRVTDKVVRVMSDPVALDILARQPQTRRLLDDPQVQELIADEEIAALAQQRDLQGLMSHPKVVALAHDGQFTALLEEYELEAELDKALNAPAQAPTPFPVPNQPEQNDTPQVIIIEPVEGS is encoded by the coding sequence ATGACGTTCGAATCCGCCCCGGCCTGGATCATGCCGGACCTGACCGCGACCCCCAGCCTGCGAATCGGCTTTCTGGCACTGTGCGCGCTTTTCATCCTGCTGAGCATCCTCGACGGCCGCCGCGAAGGCCTTGGCCGAAAAAGCTTCGGCGTCATCGCGCTGATCGGCGGCATCTGCGTGGGCTACTTCGGGGCCGACTTCTGGGGCGCGCTCGCGGGGAAGTTCCTCCCCTACCCGCCAGCCGTGCTCCGGCTTTTCGGCGGAATCGGCGGTTTCCTGCTTTTCAGCGTGGGCTTCAGCCTGATCGGGATGTTTGTTTTTCGCCCCACCCGCAAGGTCGATGACCCCGAGCTCAAGCGCATGGTCGGCACCGGCGGCGCACTTGCCGGTTTCGTGCTGGGCGTGCTCAGCGTCCTGCTGATGCTCGTCATGGTCCGCGTCGTGGGGCAGTTCGGGGAGAGCTTCATCCGCGGCTACGGGCCAGTGCTGGAGGCCAACTCCCAGCGTGAAGACTCCGAGGAAGTCCCCGCCGAAGCCCAGCTCGCGCTGAACTCCCTCGGCTGGATCGCCCGCCTGAACGCCTCACTGGAAGGCCTGCCCGGTGAAGATCTCATCGCGCGTATCGATCCGATACCGGACAAGACTTATCGCGTCACAGACAAGGTGGTCCGCGTCATGAGCGACCCGGTGGCGCTGGACATTCTCGCCCGACAGCCGCAGACCCGCCGCCTGCTGGACGACCCCCAGGTGCAGGAACTTATCGCCGATGAAGAAATCGCCGCCCTGGCCCAACAGCGTGACCTTCAGGGCCTCATGAGCCACCCCAAGGTCGTTGCCCTCGCCCACGACGGCCAGTTTACCGCGCTGCTGGAAGAGTATGAGCTGGAAGCCGAACTGGACAAGGCACTCAACGCCCCGGCTCAAGCTCCAACCCCCTTCCCTGTCCCCAACCAACCGGAGCAGAACGACACGCCTCAAGTCATCATCATCGAGCCAGTCGAAGGCTCGTAA
- a CDS encoding Fur family transcriptional regulator has translation MTHAHEKPRIDDAIDVLRREHYRITEPRKAMLAVLVEQSRPLSAEQLHQLVGSDKADLVTIYRSLEAFEKAGIVQRFNLEAGGKALYELVAENHHHHHIICRKCHRAEKLDFCEAEKLEALAKNLGYENVSHVLELYGVCEDCRSH, from the coding sequence ATGACACATGCACACGAAAAGCCCCGGATTGACGACGCCATCGATGTCCTGAGACGCGAGCATTACCGGATCACCGAGCCGCGCAAGGCCATGCTGGCGGTGCTGGTCGAGCAGTCCAGACCGCTTTCGGCGGAGCAGCTTCACCAGTTGGTCGGTTCGGACAAGGCCGACCTGGTTACGATCTACCGCAGCCTGGAAGCCTTTGAGAAGGCCGGGATCGTGCAGCGTTTCAACCTCGAAGCCGGCGGCAAAGCCCTTTACGAACTGGTGGCTGAAAACCACCACCACCATCACATCATCTGCCGCAAATGCCACCGGGCGGAGAAGCTCGACTTCTGCGAGGCCGAAAAACTCGAAGCCCTCGCGAAAAATCTCGGCTACGAGAATGTCAGCCACGTGCTGGAGCTTTACGGCGTCTGCGAGGATTGCCGCAGCCATTGA
- a CDS encoding class II fumarate hydratase: MRLEKDSMGEMEVPDEALYGASTQRAVLNFPVSGHRMPEGFIRGLGLVKWACADANEKLRRLSMEKAELIKRACQEVIDGKLSEHFPVDIFQTGSGTSSNMNLNEVVSNRVCQYVGNPIGSKKPVHPNDDVNMGQSSNDIVPTVLHVSLAVAIKEKLVPALRHLFEELDGKAEDFKDIIKIGRTHLMDATPLSLGQEFSGYAAQMQKAVVRAEDAIDRLEELAIGGTAVGTGINCHPDFPGMVCEVLREKTGIGFREADNHFEAQGGRDDCVEVAGLLATIAASLTKIANDIRLLGSGPRSGLGELSLPPTQPGSSIMPGKVNPVMSEMIVQLSNYVIAMSNLVAVCGRDGHFELNVTIPTIAYALHDSVEVLANGANTFADRCVAGIQVNKERCRELVERSLMLVTALNPYIGYDNAARVAKKAHNENKTLKEVLLEEGLMDEAEIDKALDPKDMIHPKA, translated from the coding sequence ATGCGACTCGAAAAAGACTCCATGGGTGAGATGGAGGTGCCGGACGAGGCCCTCTACGGTGCTTCAACGCAGCGCGCGGTGCTGAACTTCCCGGTTAGCGGCCACCGGATGCCCGAGGGGTTTATCCGTGGACTGGGGCTGGTCAAGTGGGCCTGCGCCGACGCCAACGAAAAGCTGCGGCGGCTGTCGATGGAAAAGGCCGAGCTGATCAAGCGCGCTTGCCAGGAGGTGATCGACGGGAAGCTGTCGGAGCATTTCCCGGTGGATATTTTCCAGACCGGCAGCGGCACCTCCTCGAACATGAACCTGAACGAAGTCGTCTCGAACCGCGTCTGCCAGTATGTCGGGAATCCGATTGGCTCGAAAAAACCGGTCCACCCCAACGACGACGTGAACATGGGGCAATCCTCCAACGACATCGTCCCGACGGTGCTCCACGTCAGCCTCGCCGTGGCGATCAAGGAAAAGCTCGTGCCCGCGCTCCGCCACCTCTTTGAGGAACTCGACGGCAAAGCCGAGGATTTTAAGGACATTATCAAAATCGGCCGCACTCACCTGATGGACGCGACCCCGTTGTCGCTGGGGCAGGAGTTTTCCGGCTATGCCGCCCAGATGCAGAAGGCCGTTGTCCGCGCCGAGGACGCCATCGACCGGCTGGAGGAGCTGGCCATTGGCGGAACCGCTGTGGGCACGGGCATCAACTGCCACCCGGACTTTCCGGGGATGGTCTGCGAGGTCCTGCGGGAAAAGACCGGGATCGGCTTCCGCGAGGCCGATAACCACTTCGAGGCCCAGGGCGGGCGCGACGACTGCGTGGAAGTCGCCGGGCTGCTGGCGACCATCGCCGCCAGCCTGACCAAGATCGCCAACGACATCCGCCTGCTGGGCTCCGGGCCGCGTTCCGGCCTGGGTGAGCTGAGCCTGCCGCCGACGCAGCCGGGCTCCTCCATCATGCCCGGCAAGGTCAACCCCGTCATGAGCGAGATGATCGTGCAGCTCAGCAACTACGTGATTGCGATGAGCAATCTGGTGGCGGTCTGCGGGCGCGACGGCCACTTCGAGCTGAACGTGACCATTCCGACCATTGCCTACGCCCTGCACGACTCGGTGGAAGTCCTCGCCAACGGCGCGAACACCTTTGCCGACCGCTGCGTGGCGGGCATCCAGGTCAACAAGGAGCGCTGTCGCGAACTGGTCGAGCGTTCGCTCATGCTGGTCACGGCGTTGAATCCCTACATCGGCTACGACAACGCGGCCCGCGTGGCCAAAAAAGCCCACAACGAAAACAAGACCCTGAAGGAAGTCCTGCTCGAAGAAGGGCTCATGGACGAGGCCGAGATCGACAAAGCCCTCGACCCCAAAGACATGATCCACCCGAAGGCCTGA